From a region of the Candidatus Eisenbacteria bacterium genome:
- a CDS encoding efflux RND transporter periplasmic adaptor subunit, with translation MLGVTTADRDRTPSERWGPKRAFLATLGVLLSPFWFGCKKAEVPPPPPEVLVSEVAQKDVPIYTEWVGTTVGFVNAQVMPRVQGYLLKQDYRDGAHVTANQLLFEIDDRQYKAALDQALGDLAQQRADLRKNQLDVAKYTPLVGRGAVSRQQLDDAVQSTHASEAAVKGAEAAVKTARLNLEWTKIYSPIDGIAEIAPVQVGDLVTPASVLTTVSQVDPIKIQFPITEREYLRVADKIKEHQEKGRAADEPDLQLILADDRTYPLVGHFYVTNRQADKQTGTILVQALFPNPDATLRPGLYAKVRAPVTVRGALLVPERAVEETQGVHRVAVVGADDKVALRTVKVGEQVDGLWIIEDGVKPGERVVTEGLEKVRDGIVVRAKLDTSIPAAAAAPAHG, from the coding sequence ATGCTCGGAGTCACCACCGCAGATCGGGACCGGACACCGAGCGAGCGGTGGGGCCCGAAGCGTGCCTTCTTAGCGACACTCGGCGTTCTCCTGAGCCCTTTCTGGTTTGGCTGCAAGAAAGCGGAGGTACCGCCGCCGCCGCCAGAAGTCCTCGTGAGCGAGGTCGCCCAGAAGGACGTCCCGATCTATACCGAGTGGGTCGGGACGACGGTCGGGTTCGTGAACGCGCAGGTAATGCCGCGAGTCCAGGGCTATCTGCTCAAGCAGGATTATCGCGACGGCGCGCACGTGACAGCGAATCAGCTGCTCTTCGAGATCGACGATCGGCAGTACAAGGCCGCGCTCGACCAGGCTCTCGGCGATCTCGCACAGCAGCGCGCCGATCTCCGGAAGAACCAGCTCGACGTCGCCAAGTACACGCCGCTCGTCGGGCGCGGTGCGGTGAGCCGACAGCAGCTCGACGACGCCGTCCAGTCGACTCACGCGAGCGAAGCCGCCGTAAAGGGCGCCGAGGCCGCGGTGAAGACCGCCCGCTTGAACCTCGAGTGGACGAAGATCTATTCACCGATCGACGGCATCGCCGAGATCGCTCCTGTCCAGGTCGGTGATCTCGTCACACCGGCTAGCGTGCTCACGACCGTTTCCCAGGTCGACCCGATAAAGATCCAGTTTCCGATCACCGAGCGCGAGTATCTCCGCGTCGCCGACAAGATCAAGGAGCACCAGGAGAAGGGACGCGCCGCGGATGAGCCGGATCTCCAGCTGATCCTGGCCGATGACCGCACGTATCCGCTCGTCGGCCACTTCTACGTCACGAACCGTCAGGCCGACAAGCAGACCGGGACAATCCTGGTACAGGCTCTCTTCCCGAACCCGGATGCGACGCTACGACCGGGATTGTACGCGAAGGTCCGCGCTCCAGTGACCGTGCGCGGCGCCCTGCTCGTGCCGGAGCGCGCCGTCGAAGAGACACAGGGCGTGCACCGAGTCGCCGTCGTCGGCGCCGACGACAAAGTGGCGCTGCGCACCGTGAAAGTGGGCGAGCAAGTCGACGGGCTGTGGATCATTGAGGACGGCGTCAAGCCGGGCGAACGCGTCGTGACCGAAGGGCTGGAGAAAGTGCGCGACGGCATCGTCGTGCGCGCGAAGCTGGATACGTCGATTCCGGCCGCGGCCGCAGCGCCTGCGCACGGATAA
- a CDS encoding efflux RND transporter permease subunit, translated as MSRYFIDHPIVAQVLAILVVIAGGVMIFRLPVAQLPEIAPPQIQTTATYTGADALTVEQSVATPIDEQVNGAKRMIYMQAISANDGTMTLQVSFDVETDIDMDQVQVQNRLAQAQASLPTAVNAYGLTTIQTAGIPLLVFTVTSPNRTWDQTFLSNYIAVNVQDELARVPGIGQVRVFGASNYAMRVWVAPDTIANMGLTVTDLTNAISAQNTVNPAGEIGGEPAPPGREHTYTVRARGRLVNAEEFGDIVVRANADGSLVRLRDVARIELGVENYNMQAYTNGAPAALIGLYQVPGSNALGAANRAKATMARLADRFPEDMQADVTLDTTIPVTEGAKEIVITLVEAIGLVLVVVFVFLQSLRATWVPIQTIPVSLIGTFLFFPMMGFTINTLSLLGLVLAVGLVVDDAIVVVEAVQAKIDEGLSPRDAAVAAMDEVGGAVVGIALVLSSVFIPAGFILGITGSLYRQFALTIAFSVLLSAVNALTLKPAQCAAILRPRSDEGRRGLLGPFFAVFDRVFASAQTGYVHGARFLIRRAGLAFLLLAAFAALAGGLGKVLPRSFMPQEDQGYFLVNVQLPEAASLQRTNAVMRKLDEILKGQPGVHYINSVSGFSILSQTSSPRSGLAFVQLAPYDERATPELQADAIVDAVNAKLSALPGAQVMALLPPAIPGVGQAGGVDFFIQDRAGGTVDHLWQNTQRFIAEARKRPAIAFMRTTFTPAAPQLFAHVDEDRVFKLGLPIQDVYGSLQALLGGTYVNQFNRFGRVWRVFVEAEPQYRADPSNVSLFHVRNGTGEMVPLSSVVDLQKSSGPEFVTRFNGYRGVEVFAVPARGYSTGQAMAAVAAVADEVLPRDMGYAWNGMSYQQSIAGSGLGVFALSLVLVFLILAALYRSWSLPWTILLSTPIAVAGAFVGLWARGLDNDVYAQVGLLMLIGLSAKNAILIVEYAKSELERGASLVDAALTGARRRLRPILMTSFAFIFGLLPLWSALGAGGIARRLIGTVTISGMLFSTAIAILLVPVLFVVVERVSRRWRRPAEADTSSPTDVPMEEHGR; from the coding sequence GTGTCGCGCTACTTCATCGATCACCCGATCGTCGCGCAGGTCCTCGCCATTCTGGTTGTGATCGCGGGCGGCGTCATGATCTTTCGGCTTCCGGTCGCGCAACTGCCCGAGATCGCTCCGCCGCAGATCCAGACGACCGCCACGTACACCGGTGCCGACGCGCTCACGGTCGAGCAGTCCGTCGCAACGCCGATCGACGAGCAGGTGAACGGCGCCAAGCGGATGATCTACATGCAGGCCATCTCCGCCAACGACGGCACGATGACGCTCCAGGTGTCGTTCGATGTCGAGACGGACATCGACATGGATCAGGTCCAGGTCCAGAACCGGCTTGCACAGGCGCAGGCCAGCCTGCCGACCGCGGTCAATGCCTACGGCCTCACCACGATCCAGACGGCCGGCATCCCGCTGCTCGTCTTCACGGTCACCTCGCCGAACCGAACGTGGGACCAGACGTTCCTCTCCAACTACATCGCGGTCAACGTGCAGGACGAGCTCGCTCGTGTGCCCGGCATCGGACAGGTCCGCGTCTTCGGCGCATCGAACTACGCGATGCGCGTATGGGTGGCTCCGGACACGATCGCGAACATGGGGCTCACGGTCACCGACCTGACCAATGCCATCTCCGCGCAGAACACGGTGAACCCCGCCGGCGAGATCGGGGGCGAGCCGGCGCCGCCCGGACGCGAGCACACGTACACCGTCCGCGCCCGCGGGCGCCTCGTGAACGCCGAGGAGTTTGGAGACATCGTCGTGCGGGCCAACGCCGACGGCTCCCTCGTCCGCCTCCGGGACGTCGCCCGCATCGAACTCGGCGTCGAGAACTACAACATGCAGGCCTACACGAACGGTGCGCCTGCGGCGTTGATCGGCCTGTATCAGGTCCCCGGGTCGAACGCGCTTGGCGCGGCGAACCGCGCGAAGGCCACGATGGCTCGCTTAGCGGACCGGTTCCCGGAAGACATGCAGGCCGACGTGACACTCGACACGACGATTCCGGTAACCGAGGGCGCGAAGGAGATCGTCATCACCCTGGTCGAGGCGATCGGGCTCGTTCTCGTCGTGGTGTTCGTGTTTCTCCAGAGCCTTCGCGCGACGTGGGTTCCGATCCAGACGATCCCGGTGTCCCTGATCGGCACCTTCCTGTTCTTCCCGATGATGGGGTTCACGATCAACACGCTCTCGCTCCTCGGTCTCGTGCTCGCCGTCGGGCTCGTCGTCGACGACGCGATCGTGGTCGTGGAGGCGGTCCAGGCGAAGATCGATGAAGGCCTCTCGCCGCGCGACGCCGCGGTCGCCGCGATGGACGAGGTCGGCGGGGCGGTCGTCGGTATCGCGCTCGTGCTCTCGAGCGTCTTCATTCCCGCGGGCTTCATCCTTGGCATCACGGGCTCGCTCTACCGGCAGTTCGCACTGACGATCGCGTTCTCGGTTTTGCTCTCGGCCGTCAATGCGCTCACGCTCAAGCCTGCGCAGTGCGCCGCGATCCTACGCCCGCGGTCGGACGAAGGGCGGCGCGGACTGCTCGGACCTTTCTTCGCGGTGTTCGATCGCGTTTTCGCGTCGGCGCAGACGGGTTACGTGCACGGCGCGCGCTTCCTCATCCGGCGGGCCGGGCTCGCGTTCCTCCTGCTCGCCGCGTTTGCGGCCCTCGCGGGCGGTCTCGGGAAGGTCTTGCCGCGGTCCTTCATGCCGCAGGAGGACCAGGGCTACTTCCTCGTGAACGTCCAGCTTCCCGAGGCGGCATCGCTGCAGCGGACGAACGCGGTCATGCGGAAGCTCGACGAAATCCTGAAGGGCCAGCCCGGCGTTCACTACATCAATTCGGTGTCGGGGTTCAGCATCCTCTCGCAGACGAGCAGCCCCCGGAGCGGGCTCGCCTTCGTCCAGCTCGCCCCCTACGACGAGCGCGCGACGCCCGAGCTGCAGGCGGACGCCATCGTGGACGCCGTGAACGCAAAGCTGTCGGCGCTCCCCGGGGCGCAGGTCATGGCACTGCTGCCGCCGGCAATTCCAGGCGTCGGGCAGGCCGGCGGCGTCGACTTCTTCATCCAGGACCGCGCTGGTGGCACCGTCGACCACCTGTGGCAGAACACGCAGCGGTTCATCGCCGAGGCGCGCAAACGGCCGGCGATCGCGTTCATGAGAACGACGTTCACGCCCGCAGCACCGCAGCTCTTCGCGCACGTCGACGAAGATCGCGTGTTCAAGCTCGGGTTGCCGATCCAGGACGTGTACGGATCGCTCCAGGCACTGCTCGGCGGCACGTACGTGAACCAGTTCAACCGCTTCGGGCGCGTCTGGCGCGTGTTCGTGGAGGCCGAGCCGCAGTACCGGGCCGACCCGTCGAACGTGAGCCTCTTCCATGTCCGCAACGGAACCGGCGAGATGGTGCCGCTCTCGTCCGTGGTCGACCTGCAGAAGTCGTCCGGCCCCGAGTTCGTGACTCGATTCAATGGATATCGCGGGGTCGAGGTCTTCGCCGTGCCGGCGCGGGGCTACAGCACGGGCCAGGCGATGGCCGCTGTCGCCGCTGTCGCCGACGAGGTCCTGCCGCGCGACATGGGATACGCGTGGAACGGCATGAGCTACCAGCAGTCGATCGCTGGGAGCGGCCTCGGCGTCTTCGCCCTCTCGCTCGTCCTCGTCTTCCTGATCCTCGCGGCGCTCTACCGCAGTTGGTCGCTGCCTTGGACGATCCTGCTCAGCACACCGATCGCGGTCGCGGGAGCGTTCGTGGGGCTCTGGGCGCGCGGGCTCGACAACGACGTCTACGCGCAGGTCGGCCTCCTCATGCTGATCGGCCTGTCCGCGAAGAATGCGATTCTCATCGTCGAGTACGCCAAGTCGGAGCTGGAGAGGGGCGCGTCGCTCGTGGACGCGGCGCTGACCGGCGCGCGCCGCCGGCTCCGCCCGATCCTCATGACGTCATTCGCGTTCATCTTCGGACTGCTGCCGCTCTGGTCGGCGCTCGGCGCCGGCGGCATCGCCCGCAGACTGATCGGCACCGTGACGATCAGCGGCATGCTGTTCTCGACCGCCATCGCGATCTTACTCGTCCCCGTATTGTTCGTAGTCGTCGAGCGTGTGTCGCGGCGCTGGCGTCGACCCGCGGAAGCGGACACATCGAGCCCGACTGACGTCCCCATGGAAGAGCACGGACGGTGA